A region from the Pelagovum pacificum genome encodes:
- a CDS encoding calcium/sodium antiporter: MITTWLLLLGGFVLLIVGGELLVRGAVQIAERLGMSPLVIGLTLVGFGTSMPELVTSVQAGLSGSPGIAYGNIVGSNIANILLIAGVSAVMCPIVVARSALRRDASIMLLIAIAFAFLAMTFPMGRLIGTAMVAGLVGYLMFVIRQERGSGAAGAIHDKSTAFSEADLSISKSSTQSGLFVPLLIAAAGLGLVVAGGSFLVSGAVEIARNLGVSETVIGLTIVAVGTSMPELVTSVIAALKRQGDVAFGNVVGSNIYNILGIGGATALIAPSMVPAEIVRFDAPLMVFVSLAFVVFAATGMRVGRREGAVLAAGYLAYVWLLWP, translated from the coding sequence ATGATCACGACTTGGCTTCTGTTGCTGGGCGGGTTCGTCCTGCTGATCGTCGGTGGGGAGCTTCTGGTACGCGGGGCGGTCCAGATTGCCGAACGACTCGGGATGTCTCCCCTTGTGATCGGGTTGACGCTCGTCGGCTTCGGGACATCAATGCCGGAGCTGGTCACCTCGGTTCAGGCTGGCCTTAGCGGTTCACCTGGTATTGCCTATGGCAACATCGTCGGTTCGAACATCGCCAATATCCTGTTGATCGCTGGCGTCTCGGCGGTGATGTGCCCCATCGTTGTAGCTCGGTCTGCATTGCGCCGCGACGCCTCGATCATGCTGCTGATCGCGATCGCATTTGCATTTCTGGCGATGACGTTCCCTATGGGTCGCCTCATCGGTACGGCCATGGTGGCCGGACTCGTCGGCTATCTGATGTTTGTCATCCGACAGGAGCGCGGGTCTGGAGCCGCTGGAGCGATCCACGACAAAAGCACTGCCTTTTCGGAAGCGGACCTCTCGATTTCGAAGAGTTCGACGCAGAGCGGGCTATTCGTGCCGCTCCTGATCGCGGCGGCGGGCCTTGGGTTGGTAGTTGCGGGTGGCTCCTTTCTTGTTTCCGGAGCCGTCGAAATCGCTCGCAACCTCGGTGTTTCGGAGACGGTCATCGGGCTGACCATCGTGGCAGTCGGGACTTCTATGCCCGAGCTCGTGACATCTGTCATCGCTGCATTGAAGCGGCAGGGTGATGTCGCCTTCGGTAACGTGGTCGGCTCCAATATCTACAATATCCTTGGAATTGGCGGAGCCACCGCTCTGATCGCTCCGTCGATGGTGCCGGCCGAGATCGTCCGCTTCGATGCTCCGCTCATGGTCTTCGTGTCGCTGGCGTTCGTCGTGTTCGCAGCTACTGGAATGAGGGTCGGTCGCAGAGAAGGCGCCGTGCTGGCCGCCGGCTACCTTGCTTACGTCTGGTTGCTTTGGCCTTAG
- a CDS encoding YbjQ family protein has product MLTSAGPEGRHCKRCNAARLRSGPTAAAAPAPRLTDAEIERVLLTTEVSSDLAITERLEIVTAECAFGMHIFKDLFAEVRDIVGGRSAAVQKTMRESRRVVLFELKREARLIGADAVVGVDLDYVELSAMKSMVLLVASGTAVRLDRS; this is encoded by the coding sequence ATGCTGACTTCCGCAGGACCTGAGGGCCGTCACTGCAAGCGTTGTAATGCCGCGCGCTTGAGGAGCGGCCCGACGGCCGCGGCTGCGCCGGCACCTCGCTTAACCGACGCTGAAATCGAGCGGGTATTGTTGACAACGGAAGTCAGCTCCGACCTTGCGATCACTGAACGGCTCGAAATCGTCACGGCCGAGTGCGCGTTCGGCATGCACATTTTCAAAGACCTCTTCGCAGAGGTGCGAGACATTGTTGGAGGGCGCTCTGCTGCGGTGCAAAAGACGATGCGGGAGTCGCGGCGAGTCGTTCTGTTCGAACTGAAGAGAGAAGCTCGGCTTATTGGTGCCGACGCTGTGGTAGGGGTCGACCTCGACTACGTCGAACTCAGCGCGATGAAGAGCATGGTTCTGTTGGTCGCTTCCGGCACGGCAGTGCGCCTCGATCGCTCCTAA
- a CDS encoding HPP family protein yields the protein MKLCARFHRRTDVRALKSLGPAVSRVSSVEAARAGLGATIGLGLAGFFVLSPEIDTELGLYLVAPFGASSVLLFAVPNSPLAQPWSAVVGNTVAALVGVAVCMTISDPTSRIALAVGLAIFAMILCRAVHPPAGAVAMTAAMSPEAVSRLGFWFALAPIAVGTTALVLIAAAYARLTGRHYPFRQFDDPSEKRQVDRRSAEGLGLSESDLTEILERYRQSFNLGVEDLARLIGAAEMQAAVRSSGPMTAVDVMSQNLVTVSPRTPIGEVADLFRRHRFTSIPVTENSGRFLGVIFQLHLISRARDDALRLDRGYTAALRRMVDPRRSKPVLAEEVMSVAVPRATTNTPVGALLPMMADADVDAVPVVQHGQIVGIVTRTDLIAALAKSAMRGGH from the coding sequence TCGTGTCTCAAGCGTGGAGGCTGCTCGGGCGGGCTTGGGGGCTACAATTGGCCTCGGGCTGGCCGGATTCTTCGTCCTCTCGCCCGAGATCGACACCGAGCTCGGCCTCTATCTCGTGGCGCCCTTCGGCGCCTCGTCGGTCCTGCTGTTCGCAGTTCCCAACAGTCCCCTGGCCCAGCCGTGGTCTGCCGTGGTCGGCAACACTGTCGCCGCGCTAGTCGGCGTGGCGGTCTGCATGACCATCTCCGATCCCACATCGCGTATTGCACTCGCCGTTGGGCTCGCGATCTTTGCGATGATCCTTTGCCGAGCGGTGCATCCCCCTGCCGGCGCAGTAGCAATGACTGCTGCCATGTCTCCCGAGGCTGTTTCACGACTTGGTTTCTGGTTCGCACTGGCACCAATTGCCGTTGGAACGACAGCTCTGGTGCTTATCGCCGCGGCCTACGCCCGCTTAACCGGTCGTCATTATCCGTTCCGCCAATTCGATGATCCATCAGAAAAGCGACAAGTGGACCGGCGCTCGGCAGAAGGCTTGGGCCTGTCTGAGAGTGACCTGACCGAGATCCTTGAGCGCTACCGCCAATCGTTCAATCTTGGCGTGGAGGACTTGGCTCGCTTGATCGGAGCAGCAGAAATGCAGGCCGCAGTTCGGTCATCCGGGCCAATGACGGCGGTGGATGTGATGTCACAAAATCTTGTTACGGTCTCTCCGCGCACTCCGATTGGGGAGGTTGCCGACCTGTTCAGAAGACACCGGTTCACATCGATCCCAGTCACAGAGAATTCCGGGCGCTTTCTCGGTGTGATCTTCCAGCTGCATTTGATCAGTCGAGCCCGAGATGACGCATTGCGGCTCGACCGGGGCTATACTGCCGCACTGAGGCGCATGGTTGATCCTCGTCGCTCAAAGCCAGTTCTGGCGGAGGAGGTCATGAGTGTCGCGGTTCCTCGAGCGACGACCAACACGCCCGTTGGAGCACTCCTGCCGATGATGGCAGACGCCGACGTAGACGCCGTCCCAGTTGTCCAACATGGTCAGATCGTTGGGATTGTGACGCGGACTGACCTCATTGCTGCGCTTGCAAAGAGCGCCATGCGTGGTGGCCACTAG